The genomic interval TAAAAGGACAGGCCATGTCTGATTAATTGTCTTTTGCGCCCATATAATGGGCACAAtatagttttttgtttttttttccttttcaataaaactatatttctcattatttgatttgtttttttcctttcccccttctttgaCTCATTTAGGTGATTTTGGTAATGAGAATGTTGAAATAGTTCAAAGTGTAGCAGAACTTGAATTTCCTAAAGCAGTTATTTTGGGAAATCATGATTCCTGGAAGACTCAGGAGTTTTCGGGAAAGTAAGTTAAACGCTCTTTTGGTCTGTCATAAGAAAATGTTTCACTTACCTTCTTGTAAGTTCATTATTCTTCTTAAACTTCTGTGGACTTgaaacattttaaattcaGTAATGTGTTTGGTTGCTTCTCTTTTTGTTATGCTTACCAGAAAATAATTTGCTGTAAGAAATTCTTAGGAGaattattatctaaaatatccttTATATAAATGTCAGGAAGAAGGATGGCGTCCAACTCCAGCTGGAATGGTGAGCTTAACTTATACCTAAGACTGTCTAGTTTTCTTGATTGgttacttataattttattagaatatctctcttcttttttatatgttttaaatattccTTCAAAtctatgattattttttctcacATTTGTGACTGAGATTACACTAAAATACATGTAAATGCATCTGCCCTCACTCTGCTCTGTTATCAGTTCCTTCTCTTCAGCCCCTCACCACCTCACCTCCCCCCTCTCTTTCTCCCCCTTTTCATTTGCtggaaaaacaaattttaccaGAAACCTTTTGAGTACGCCATAGATTTGGTAGGTTGTTAAATGAGAGAAAACGTTTGTCTGAATGGTTGCTCGTTGCTTTAACTGCTTGAAAATTTGGCCAGAAATAATTATGGGATCTCATCAATTGGGGCCACATCACAGGAAAATGTTACATCTTGAGGAATACTTGTTTTTTTGTTCTCTTGTTATGCAGCCTTTTCCGCTATTGGTTTATTACAAGAGATGCAAGTGTGCGGACTATAGCATGTTACATGCCATATATTAAACTGTTGAAACATTTAAGCAATTTGGTTGGTAATGACAATAATTTTGGCCATAATCAGTCTTGGAGAGGAGCATGTAGCTTATCGGCGTCTGGACTTTCCTACTTTGAAACTCAGCATTGTCGGTGGACGCCCATTTTCATGTGGAGGGCAGCAGATATTTCGTAAAAGGCTTCTATCTGTGAGGTTTGTAATGCACTAGGAATCTTACTGCTAAAGATATCCATTCTTTTGACCTTATTTTCATTCATCAACATGGCACTTTCATTTATActtacaaaaataagaaagatactTCACTCTGTTGACTCTTCAGATACACTTGAATCTTTTCAGGTTATTTGttgaattgtaaatttttgtaaatttcataATGCCTTTTTacgagttaaaaaaaaaaaagccttgtTAGCTTTTGCTTCAATGATGTGATTACTTGGATTTATAATTGTAAAGCGATTAACATTTTCTATCATGTGCAAGGCCATCAACAACTTGTGTGATGCAGCTGTGAGATTCATTTATATGGAGTCTTCTTGTTCtagttattttgaaatatttttgcCACTAACCAACTTGAATGTTCTTTTAGGTATGGGGTCCAAGATATGGATGAAAGTGCCAAGAGGATCTATAAGGCTGCATTGGGTACACCAGATGATCATTTGGTTATACTACTTGCACATAATGGACCCTCAGGTATATTGTCCGGCTAAACATTTTTTGATTCATCTGTTAGGTAAATTAAACTCTTactattgaaaaatattggaatCTGCAGGTCTTGGTTCTGAACCGAATGATATATGTGGAAAAGACTGGGGGTTTGGAGGTGGTGACCATGGTGATCCAGGTAATTTTCTTAGGGTCTCCCATGGGTGCATTATTCTCTGTCTAGTGACATCGCTAAATATATGACATATCAAGGCCATGATAGGTGGCCCTCTGAATGTGGAATTGACTATTTCAGTAATCAAACTGTTCTACCTTGTGGAACAATGCCATTATTTTGTTGGGTTTGGTGGCTTGCTGTGATTGGCACTAATAGTTTACACCAATTAAGGGAAAGAGACAATCTATACCTTATATAACATGgattttcttcttctactCTAGAATGAAATAATGTTGTCACTTTTCAACCTACTATGTTTACAAGTGCATCTTCTGGTGCAGATCTTGCACAAGCCATATCCCTTTTAAAAGAGACTACTAAACTCTGTATCCCACTGGTCGTGTTCGGTCACATGCATAAAGAGCTAGCGTATGGAAATGGTCTGCGAAAAATGATTGTGGTTGGAGCTGACAGCACCATATACCTCAATGGGGCCATTGTTCCCAGAGTAAAGAGACTAATTGATGAACAAGGAGCTGACAGCAGCTCTGTGAGTAACAAAACCTCATTTTTGAGACCTGATTCAAAAGGCACAGTTCGGGCCTTCACTGTAGTTGAAATCTTGGATGGAAGAATAGATAAAATTGCAGAAAGATGGATTATTGTTGTTGGGGACACAACCACATTACAAGAGGAGcatatattattcaaatacaGCAGCTAGGTTTCACCATGACTTAAGGTTTagttgaaaagaaaagggttTAGGTTGAGTCACTTTGTATTATTGCCACTTCAAAGTGCATCTAGACTGGATACCAACTTTTTAAGCACAATCTATGAGATGTAATGTTTACCCGGTAGTAATACAAAATTCCTTCTACATTCATTTGACCAATTTCTAACAGATTTAGATCCAATTGAGCCCAAGAATTTCTGCTTGTTGCCTGTGTCTATTGCTTCAGCTTATTTAACAGTGAGAAAGCTGGTGTTTTGCTTAAGGCTCCCTAGCTAAGCTTGAGCcttgttgaaaatttttgttgatgatttagTGGCTGACTACGCTTTTATTAGGTGATTGAAACCCtttttcaaaacaataaagaatgaaaaggTGTTGTTTCACATGAAAGTGATGATTCATTGATTTCCTAGATTTCTTCAATCAGATAATTACACAAAAGGAGGTCATAGTTCAACAACTCATGTTATCATAATTCCGTGGactcctttcttttttctgttataattatttattttagaccTTGGTTGGTCAGGTTGCCTTTAGTCATCTTTAAGTCATtaacttttcttctttttacgAGGGCACCAACTTCCAAGCATTCCCAGGGCTTTTTGACTTGAGTCTTTGCCTTTGGAATGAAGCTTACTCCCACCATTGAAACGATGACAAtcatgatgataataataattttttttattgaaattaatatatattatttattttttattttttatgataaataaaaatttcttaacactgtaattttatagtattatttttatttttaaatttattttgattcagatttcttatttattaaataaaccatataaataaaaataaaaaattataatttcggtgtaaaaaaataataataattttattttttatttttttagaaaaaatatatattttacattttttatataaaatatcaaatgaatGATTTATTTGAGCCTCatttttcctaaattttttatgttaggggaattattaattattagaaaaattaataagggataaatagtatttattaatttcaataagaaaataaaaaaatctaaataataaaacatttgaaaaaaagcGTCACATTTTTAACAAGTTGTTTTGAAGTCAGCTTGTGCCGGCATGGCATTAGTCACAGAAATCTGAGCAGCGATGATAGCAAGTTTCatatttcttaaattcttaaaatcattcattcattattaatatgcAAGTTTCATATTTCTTAAGTTCTTAAaatcattcattcattcattcattattaACATGCAAGTTTCAACTTTCCTTGTTCAAACCTTCACCATTAATTTCTAGAACAGGAAGGAAGCAAGGAACATTATTGCCTGATATGTAACTTCATCATCTACAATTGGAAAAACATCATCTTTATTGAATTGGGTTGGTTATCATTTATTAGGTCCCCAGCTCTTCATTCATTTTTCGACATGTATTAAGGTCCCCTACTTGTTGATGCATATGAGGTCCCCCACTTTGTCAAGTAATTTTCTTCGTCACCTAACTTAATTGTCATACCCAACCATCAATCTTGTTTTTACCATATCTTAACTTAACCCACCAATCCATTGTCTCAATTTCTTGCATTACAAATTATATAGGTTTGGCTCTCAATAGTTTTGggataaatttatcattaaaagaaaGTTTATATTTCAAGTCTAAGATCTGCTATACTATTTTTAccagtaataataatttagtgtTTGATATTATTCACattaaaatatacaatattattatgtgGTATTGTTCAATAAATCTACAATCtcaacatttataaaataactttgTGTATGTAGTTGGTCactaattgttgttgttgggtGGGGCCGTGGGGGgttgttgaagaagaagaagcggGAAAAGGAGAATGGAAAGAAATTGCATTTCAAATTAGGAAACAGTTAGTTACAAGCAAATTGCATTAAAAGCCAGCAATGTGTGAGGTAAAAGTAAGAAGAAGAATTACAGAGacaatatcaataaaatggtCAAAGTTAATGAAAGAAAGTTACGGGAAGGACCAAAGTGACCAAACAAAACTCCCCCATTGACTCTCTTACTAGTTCCGTAATAAAATTTGCTGAGACAATACAAAGCAAAAGGTAAAGAATGTCCGACTGTGATTCTGAATTCTGagtttctttgtttttgaCTCCTCTCTTCAAAAATCCCCCGCAGCCTTTGACTGAATCTCAGCCCTCCATCTTagctcttttcttttcttttttttctcttcttttctgtTGCCTCCGTCGCTgaaatcttctttttctttattttatttatttatattattgttttaataataGTTGTTAGCTAGCCACTAGTTTTCCAACTCAGAGTTTAATCTCAAATTCTCAAGGCCACTGGGTTTCAGGAGGAAAGTGTGCCCGTTTTGAATAAAGAGGACATCCGCATTTGTATATGCTCTGCCTCAAATGTCAATACTACCCCTCTTTATTTTGTGTGAGACTGTGACCCTCACAGCAAACTATCCTTGTATCCCTCGTCACATGCATACATACGTAGAAGAAAGTGAACTTTACTTGGCTATAGGACTATTCTAATTAGCATTTATGCTATTTTTAttcaagattattttatttatgaaatcttCCATtcacataaatatttatgaattttatcaaGTCTTTTTCATGTTCTGCATGGTGAAatcctttaattaattattttatttatttttaattaaaaaacaaaaacgaaGAAAGAGATTAGTGGAAGGACGAACGAGACTTCTGGACAAGGTGGTGTCACAtctagttaaaaaaaaaaaaaaagagagagagagagagaaggctGTACAGATCATCatgccttcatttttttctgtttccaaaaaaacaaaaaatcagtttctatttttatttcatggCTCATCGTTTCATCTTCTCCCACTTCCAGCTCACCCGCTTAGATCGGATCCATTCTCTCCCTAACCTTTAATCTCTTCCTCCTCAACTTGCATTCCCTTTTCATCATCcccagtttttttttaaaaaaaaaaaatcaaccaaaattcACCATACCCAAATAACACTTtagcaaagaaaacaaaaacaagcatACATAGACATATGAAGTGAGAAGATTGAAGCTTTTCTCATATTCACTCACCAAAATCATATCTTTCTCTGTCAAAATTGAagctcttgtttttttttcctcccccTGTGTGAATTTGCATGTTGTGTTGTAGAagataaatgaaattgttgtCACTGtttccattattattattgtgttgTGTTGGTGAATACATAAACATAGAAGGGtgagtaataaataatatgggAATTGTAACGTCAAGTGTGGCAGCAAAGTTTGCATTTTTTCCACCAGACCCACCAACGTATGGTGTGAGCAGAGAAGAAGATGGGAGGCTTGTGTTCTCAGGGGTCACAGCTGATAAGAACATGGATTGTCATTTGTTGGAAACTAAAAATGGCAACAAAATTGTTGCTACGTTTTGGAGACACCCTTTTGCCAGGTTCACTTTGTTGTATTCTCATGGTAATGCTGCTGATTTAGGACAGATGCTCGAGCTTTTCATTGAGCTTAGAGCTCACCTCAGAGTCAATATTATGAGGtaccctttttctttcttctttctttcttttcttttctttttccaaattttttaattcttgtttTCAGTTTCTTGGTGAGTTTTGCTTCTTCTGTTGTTgctaatttcatcattttctgtttgcagtttttgttgtaaattggTTAATTAGAtgcttgatttttctttctttctttctttctttctttttggtttggGGGTATCtgttattttgtttgattatgcgtttctcattttaatttctaaagtCTCTTTGTCTTTGCACATTTTggaatcattttatttgtcaattttatttttcactggGAATACTAATAATTTAGACCCAAATTGTGATAGGTGATCGGTTAATTATATGCTGCCGGCAACATGACGTTttccagatttttttttttttcttctatattACAAGTTTTCGACTCCTATGACTTGAACCCACCGAAAAAGAACAGTCAAAAGTTTGATATAGCAGTCTAGTTGAAACTTGAAGGACTAATGGCTTAGAAATATTAcccctcctttttttttttggtctgaaTTTATTGGATTCATTTTGTGgtcaataattcaatataacaTGTATATTGGTATCTTAATAATTCACACGCACCTCttgattgtttttgttatgtttaatCATTTCCTCAATGAGCATACGGTGGGATTACTCagcattttttctttcctgATATTTTGCAGTTATGATTATTCAGGATACGGAGCATCCACTGGGAaggtaaatttattaaaaaaaaacgaaaaaagaaaaaaactattgTTGATTTGCAAATCTAATATAGCTTTGCTTTAACTCCTTGCTTCCAAAAATTTTTCTGATTAgtggttatttttgtattgtAATAGCCATCTGAATTCAACACATATTACGACATAGAGGCTGTGTACAATTGTTTGAAAAGAGAATATAATGTAAAGCAAGAGGAGCTGATTTTATACGGCCAATCTGTTGGAAGTGGGCCCACACTGCACTTGGCTTCTCGTTTACAGAAGTTGAGAGGTGTCGTACTACATAGCGCTATCCTTTCAGGCATACGGGTCTTGTATCCTGTGAAAATGACATTGTGGTTCGACATTTACAAAGTAAGTTTAACTTGCATATTTCGTTGTACAACTTGTTTTGCTGTAAgcttatttttttggttttgtatTTGAGATGCTCTGTTCATATTTTACAGAACATAGACAAAATTCGACATGTCAATTGCCCTGTTCTGGTTATACATGTAAGCGTTCTTCTTTCCTTAACCATCTTGATTAGTTTCTTGCATGGTTTACCATTGATATAGCAGATGCCaattgaatttcatttcttgTCAGTCTTTAAATGCAATTTAGTTTCATTCGTAGGCACATATACACACATCATCTAATTACTTCTTCACACTGATGATTTCGATTTTGTCTGATCAatgtcaatattttttttgtttcaatgcTTATGGATCTATATCTGTTAGTTCTAAGCTGTTAGTGAAAAAGCACTTTTGTTGATCAAACATTTGCAGGGAACAAATGATGACATTGTTGATTTGTCGCATGGGAAGCGTTTATGGGAATTATCGAAGGAAAAATACGATCCCTTATGGGTCAAAGGTGGGGGTCACTGTAACCTCGAAACATATCCGGAATACATTAAACACTTGCGCAAGTTCATAAATGCAATGGAGAAACTCTCTATCACAAGACCAGCTAATAAACAGCTCACTTCTACCTCAAGTATGACAGAAGTTAAACACAATAAGTGCTTGAGATTCGGGAAAAGATAGCTGTGGATAAGTAGGGAATCAAGACAGTTGAGCTTCTTTGCAAGTTCAGGTCATCTCCAGGAATATGTTTCTCCAGGCAAGCTTCATATATTTACCAGGATTGGCAACAGATAGGAATTGTAGAAACCCTGTTTGATCCAGGTGTTCTTCGGATTACTAATGCTGAGGTAGGGAGCTCATGCGCTCATCTTTACCATTGGTGTGGTGATGTGTTGTGTGATAATCCAACTGAATGTCTGCTGCTTGATCTGTACTTTCACATGCCACGTACCAGAGATGGTTTATGTAAAAACTGTCAGCAGtgtcagaaaagaaaaagaatacatGGGTTACTTTCGTTTGCGTGCATCCTGAATAAATTAGCCTATCCTGCTTCCCTCTCCGCGATTGATATATGATATAACATGTCGCCTTTCTTTGTGCATTTCATCTTGCCCTCAACCGCAGCATGTTTTTATGTTTCTCCGTTGGTGGCTCGACGCATATTTTAGACTTGGTAGCATTCAGAATTAGCTGTAAACTGAATCTCTGAAGGTCGGCAAAATGCAGCAGTCAGGGAGCCTTCAAAATCTGTGGATCGCCCAAATTCATCGAATACATGGCGGCCTAATATTTTtagatataaatttatgaactGATCGAGATGAGACGACAAATACAACCCACTAACGCTACCTTATGAAGTATAATTATATACGTTTAGGCTTGTTCAGATCGTTGTCAATTCTATAGAACGTATTTGTTTATCCGGTGATATGCGATAAGTCAGTATTTTCACTCACAATAATGCGAATTTGTTTTGCATACGAAGAAAAGAGACTCGACTACATAATTTGATATTCTTTTGCCAGAATTATACATCCCAAACTAGTAAGAGGGCGTGTGTTAGATAAGGATGAAGTTGTCTATCACTTTTTTAAACTTTGTCAAATGAAAAAGGTAACAACAGAA from Citrus sinensis cultivar Valencia sweet orange chromosome 9, DVS_A1.0, whole genome shotgun sequence carries:
- the LOC102630740 gene encoding uncharacterized protein LOC102630740; this translates as MLSALSHAQALSFFSHSFLCLSTSPKTARSAPAMSASVVRIVIVGDVHDDWDLQEDSKALQLLKPDLVLFTGDFGNENVEIVQSVAELEFPKAVILGNHDSWKTQEFSGKKKDGVQLQLECLGEEHVAYRRLDFPTLKLSIVGGRPFSCGGQQIFRKRLLSVRYGVQDMDESAKRIYKAALGTPDDHLVILLAHNGPSGLGSEPNDICGKDWGFGGGDHGDPDLAQAISLLKETTKLCIPLVVFGHMHKELAYGNGLRKMIVVGADSTIYLNGAIVPRVKRLIDEQGADSSSVSNKTSFLRPDSKGTVRAFTVVEILDGRIDKIAERWIIVVGDTTTLQEEHILFKYSS
- the LOC102630432 gene encoding uncharacterized protein LOC102630432; this encodes MGIVTSSVAAKFAFFPPDPPTYGVSREEDGRLVFSGVTADKNMDCHLLETKNGNKIVATFWRHPFARFTLLYSHGNAADLGQMLELFIELRAHLRVNIMSYDYSGYGASTGKPSEFNTYYDIEAVYNCLKREYNVKQEELILYGQSVGSGPTLHLASRLQKLRGVVLHSAILSGIRVLYPVKMTLWFDIYKNIDKIRHVNCPVLVIHGTNDDIVDLSHGKRLWELSKEKYDPLWVKGGGHCNLETYPEYIKHLRKFINAMEKLSITRPANKQLTSTSSMTEVKHNKCLRFGKR